The nucleotide window TTGGCGACTAAAACGCTGACAACACCCTCCTCAGAGAACCATACCTCAGAGAAGACAACTCTGGGAAGCACAAAACCGGCGATTACTACTGCCACAAACACAACTAACTCTTCAACAATCATTTTTACGACTAAAACGGTGCCCACTACTTCTGTGTTAACACCaccaacaaaaacaacagcagcaacaacaaaaaataaaacacaaacacaaacagcagcAACAACCTCAAAACCGGTCAcaaccaaacccccaactgctgccGACCAAGACAAGAAGCATCCAGAGGCCCTGAGCTCAGGTATGCATTTTTTTGGAAATGCgtgtaaatatttcatttatttcaaagaatattcatattttaatacagTGTGTTTCATGCAAGTTTTGGCCTGTTTACATATAGGTTAAATAAGCATAACCTTTTGATGGTTATTTGACCTTCTGCTCCAGATCTTAAGCAGGTCAAGGAGTATGTATGTTATTTCCTCTTAAGGCTTTATATATTGTTGCGTATATGGTTATATAAACGGGTCAGTTCTGGGAAATTTGGCCACTttatacaaccttttttgtttaagGCACTTCAGTATTTTCCAAAGCGTAGCTGCTTTAAGCTGAAATGTGTAACCATGCGTCCCTAAAATAGGTTTAGGATGAAATGTCTAGCATGAAATTCATTAGctgaaaattataaaatgacaaGCCTGTAATAAAACTATATTGTCAAATGCAAAGTTCTTGGGTATCAATCAAGGTCAGAGATTGGTCACAACAGGTTAGTGTTTTCAACAACTGGATTTGTTATTCTGTACACATCCAAAGCACTGATTCCCAAACACTTTAGGAGTGTTAATATTTAATACAGTAACTGAGTGACTGAATCATTAACAGTTCACTAGGTTAAACTGTTCCTCGCCCTTTTCATTGGCATCTATGATGTTTGCACTTTGTGCTGCGTTGATGACTTATGTTTGGTGACAGCTAAGTGTCACTGAGATGTTTTGGAGTTTGAATGAGAACTTACTGGAAAAGCAGTGGCTGGACACTTCTTAAGACTGTCTGAATGTCTTAGCACTGAATAAcaagtgtcatctgcaaacaatACGTTAGAGCTTTTCTCAGAAGAACTCATTTTTGCTCAGTGAAGTTTAGTTAAAACTGGTGTTTGTCTTCAATTTGAACACTagcttatataaaaatatattttgtttttcatttcaaatCTGACAGATTTCTTTTCGtgaatttttttgtgaacttgAAAGGTTTCTGTTATCTTTTCTCAAAATGAATTACACCTTGTCTTATATTTTGTTAATGCGGTGGCATTGACATCTTTAAGCATGTCTTGTACATTTTTTGGCCGCTGTATGTGAAAAGAACAGCTTTTTCGCTCAGCTGCAGTTGATTAGCCTTTACATTAAACTGAATAATTGATATTTTGTATTGCATACAAGCATGTAATTTTACTAGTCATATATCTGAAATGGCTTTCATGACTGACGTCTGTATATGTCGTGTATGATACATCAAATTACATATTTTCCTTATTCTTTTCTAGGAAGTGTTGCTGCCATTGTAATTTGCTTTATTGCCATTGTACTAATTTTACTTGGTGGTGCATACTACTTCAAAATGCGGTGAGTCAAGCAGTTTCCTTCCCTTTTTTACTTCCAAAGTATCTTATGGTGAATTTCACaaagttgatcaaataaattacaaatatagtCTGATCTAGGactattgcattttattattattgtttttattattattattattattattattataaaaatgtatgactttaaaagagtgacatgacatacagccaagtatggtgaccctattgtttacataatatatgtgtgtatatttgttatatacacacacacaaaaaaaaaaatatatatatatatatatatatatatatatatatatattcacacacacacacacacacacacacacacattcagcatatattttgaaaatatttacatttatacatttctattcatatatatatatatacatgtttttattaattatatacatgcacgtgagtgtatttatattgtcacggggtgaagaaccactcgacaagaggcacgtgaaatcaaaagccccggagggtgggtttattgaaaagtgaagggtgcctggtgaagtgtcctgatctgctttccgctggttggtgctccccgtgtgctctccgtgctcctctgtgccaatcaaggggaaagtgggtgtccagacgtgctccaaagggtgtgggctgtcggtcactcgctgctttctgtggggataggagagaggggttagtccagctttgcATTCTCtttgagaacctcttctcagtgcaacatgtgctgcttttcactgtgctggctgatggggagcagctgtgaccgatcagccggtgacgagggcgtgcaggtgttttggtttggtttccagggcgacgctgattcctctgggagtgctcgtcacatcccccccccctaagtgtcgttctggtcctgcgaagacatgtagaaagtaggggtgagattaggggagggtggggaatgacccctgacagacctgcataagctgtccagatccgggagaggccatcggcgttcgcgttggcggccccagctcgatggcggacttcgaagtggaagtcctggagcgctaggaaccagcgagtcaccctggcgttggtgtccttggcgcgggccatccactgtaggggcgcgtggtcggttaccagggtgaacttgcggcccaggaggtagtaccggagctccaggactgcccacctgatggccagggcttccttctccacagcggcgtatttcctctcggcgggggacagcttcctgctgatgtagatgatcggatgctcctcaccttcctgaatttgggagaggaccgctcctagtcctgtgtcggaagcatccgtctgcagcaggaaggggcagctaaagtccggggcgcggagtaccggcgaggacgtgagtgctgctttcacctgggagaaggcttcttccgccgacggggtccagcatactttctccggctgccccttcctggtcaggtctgtcaggggggcggctaaagaggagaagttggggataaaacaacgataataacccgccaaccccaagaaggctcgtacctgggtctttgtctccggtcttggtgcggcgtggatggcctcaactttcttgtcttgcggccggatgagtcctcggccgacttgatagcccaggtacttggcctcagagagggctaggtggcattttcgggggttggcggtaagtccagcccgccggagctccgagagcaccctccgcagacgatccagatgttcgtcccacgcctcggagtggaccacgacgtcatccaggtaggcggccgcgtaagcttggtgaggccgcaggaggatgtccatcatccgctggaacgtcgcgggggccccatgtaggccgaagggaagggtccggtactgccagtggccactgggggtggagaaggcggttttcggcttggcggcctcggagagcggtacctgccaatagcccttggttaggtctagggtgctgatataccgggcccttcctagccggtccagcagttcgtccacccgaggcatggggtacccgtcgaattcggagacttcgttcaggcggcggaagtcgttacaaaagcggagggtgccatccggctttgggaccatcacaatggggctggaccacggactccgggatggttctattacccccaactttagcatctgttggacctcttcctcaatagcctgccgacgagcctccgggactcggtagggccgttgcctaacgacgactcctgggggcgtccggatatggtgttgaagcacgttggtctgcccgggctgagaggagaacacatcctggaactgactgaccaggtgctgcagctccgtcttctgggcagccgaaaggtgggggttgatatccacaaccacgggctcggtgaggcttagggcagctacttggtcccgggtccccacccatttctttaggaggttgacgtggtagagttgctccgcctgccgtcgtcccggctgtctcaggcggtaagtgaccggtccaaccctctcgacgaccgagtagggccccttccaggaggccagaaatttgcaggcggagctggggaccaggaccatgacgcggtctcccggttggaactcccgtggctgggctgtccggtcataatgacgttgctgcgcttgttgggccctggtgaggtgttcccggactaacggcatcactcggtcgatccgttccctcatttgccggacatgttcgatgacggtacgatgcggggccggctgctgctcccacgcttcccgggccacgtccaagaggccccggggttgacggccaaacaggagctcgaagggggtgaagccagttgaggcctggggaacttcgcggatcccgaagagcacgtaggggatcatgaggtcccaatcccgcttgtcctccgccgccacacgtctgagcatttgcttgagggtctggttaaatctctctacgaggccatcagtctgggggtgataaacagtggtcctcaactgcttcacccgcagcagccggcagaggtcagccattagccgggacataaagggggttccctggtcagtcaggatctctgaggggaggccgactcggctggccagcagaaacagctcctgggcgatggactttgcggtggccttccgcagggggactgcttctgggtaccgggtggcatagtcgacgatgaccaggatgtgctcatgccctcgggcagacttcggcaacggccccactatgtccattccaatccgctcgaagggcacctcgatgataggcagcgggatgagcgggctggggggaggagtccggggcgacgtggcctgacaggtcgggcaggcctggcagaaccgctttacctcggcgtccaggcccggccaatggaaacggtcgcggatgcgttgggcagtattggctgccgcgaggtgtcctgccatggggtgggaatgggccagctccagaatggtctcggtcttggcgcgaggcacaactagtaactttttctcctcccccctacgctgggcgacacaatacagcaggccattctctacgacaaaatgtgggagagggtggggccgggggaggacgtcctctccatccacgactcgcacctggctccaacagtgcttgagtcggtcgtcctcccgctgttccttggcgaaagagccccctccagcggcctgttggtagacatcataaaacagattagtagattgggagggggcctcaccttccctcccactgtcggagacgagcagggccggtcggcggcggggtccaggcggccgcctcggtcttcgacggttccccttggggctggcaggctgggtagcggcggacagcagcttctcgaagccgggccaatcccttccaagcagtacggccaccggcaggtccttcactaggcctacctccactggccaggtgccttggggggacgaaatgaccatttcacgggccggtacttgacgagtgtctccgtgcacacaggtaatcggtaggaagtttttccggccgcttcgcggggcgcacagccgcgcctggatgagggtgaccgcactgcctgagtccagcagggcccggaaccgtcttccatccaccctcacatctgcttcgggggctcccgccggcacccgttggtgaaggatgcagcctgccagccaggctcgcggaggcgacggtgattcggcacttggcatgggctcatctcgcggtgggggaaccgtcggcctgctgacgggtcgcgcggtgccttcgagcgggcgtcgctcctggaccaccctccgggggaatggcggcagccggtcccctgccccgctgggatgaacggcatccgccagctcgatcgcctccactagttcccggacgtcacgtgggtccctcatgccgacggcctgtcggtgggcgcgtggtagtgcgcgcaggaggcgatcgaccaccactcgttccgctacctgtgttggtgtggggtttcctgccaacagccagtgctgggcgaggcggctgagttcggctgcctgggcacgggctggcacccggggcttgtattcccactcgtggaactgctgggcggcacttacaggggagaggcccagcctcgccaggatctctcgcttcacttcgacataactgtcggcactcgtcagggggagcgagaagtaagccctctgtgcttcaccggtgagtaggggtgccagcgcacgcgcccactcgtcctctggccatccctctcggtgggcagtgttttcgaagacctgaaggaaggcttccacatcgtcatcggccgtcatcttgggcaacagacgggtggcttgtgcccgaggctcaggtagcggaacgcgctgggccgcggccgcctggacggcggcgagttcatcctccgtcctgcccaggcgagtggcgaggtgttccgctatttgctgctggcggatgctaacctcagcgaggcgttgtaagacgtcctccatcgcggggccgcgcgtgccgccttccgtggtgctgctgacagaaagcaaaaaaaaaattaggagttggggcggcgaccttgtcggtgattcctcactgttctgcccgcattctccaccactgtcacggggtgaagaaccactcgacaagaggcacgtgaaatcaaaagccccggagggtgggtttattgaaaagtgaagggtgcctggtgaagtgtcctgatctgctttccgctggttggtgctccccgtgtgctctccgtgctcctctgtgccaatcaaggggaaagtgggtgtccagacgtgctccaaagggtgtgggctgtcggtcactcgctgctttctgtggggataggagagaggggttagtccagctttgcATTCTCtttgagaacctcttctcagtgcaacatgtgctgcttttcactgtgctggctgatggggagcagctgtgaccgatcagccggtgacgagggcgtgcaggtgttttggtttggtttccagggcgacgctgattcctctgggagtgctcgtcacaatatatacagtacataataaatatacataatacacacatatatatgtaaacaaaaacgtttatttagga belongs to Carassius gibelio isolate Cgi1373 ecotype wild population from Czech Republic chromosome B10, carGib1.2-hapl.c, whole genome shotgun sequence and includes:
- the LOC127966735 gene encoding uncharacterized protein LOC127966735, coding for MVISSPQGTWPVEVGLVKDLPVAVLLGRDWPGFEKLLSAATQPASPKGNRRRPRRPPGPRRRPALLVSDSGREGEAPSQSTNLFYDVYQQAAGGGSFAKEQREDDRLKHCWSQVRVVDGEDVLPRPHPLPHFVVENGLLYCVAQRRGEEKKLLVVPRAKTETILELAHSHPMAGHLAAANTAQRIRDRFHWPGLDAEVKRFCQACPTCQATSPRTPPPSPLIPLPIIEVPFERIGMDIVGPLPKSARGHEHILVIVDYATRYPEAVPLRKATAKSIAQELFLLASRVGLPSEILTDQGTPFMSRLMADLCRLLRVKQLRTTVYHPQTDGLVERFNQTLKQMLRRVAAEDKRDWDLMIPYVLFGIREVPQASTGFTPFELLFGRQPRGLLDVAREAWEQQPAPHRTVIEHVRQMRERIDRVMPLVREHLTRAQQAQQRHYDRTAQPREFQPGDRVMVLVPSSACKFLASWKGPYSVVERVGPVTYRLRQPGRRQAEQLYHVNLLKKWVGTRDQVAALSLTEPVVVDINPHLSAAQKTELQHLVSQFQDVFSSQPGQTNVLQHHIRTPPGVVVRQRPYRVPEARRQAIEEEVQQMLKLGVIEPSRSPWSSPIVMVPKPDGTLRFCNDFRRLNEVSEFDGYPMPRVDELLDRLGRARYISTLDLTKGYWQVPLSEAAKPKTAFSTPSGHWQYRTLPFGLHGAPATFQRMMDILLRPHQAYAAAYLDDVVVHSEAWDEHLDRLRRVLSELRRAGLTANPRKCHLALSEAKYLGYQVGRGLIRPQDKKVEAIHAAPRPETKTQVRAFLGLAGYYRCFIPNFSSLAAPLTDLTRKGQPEKVCWTPSAEEAFSQVKAALTSSPVLRAPDFSCPFLLQTDASDTGLGAVLSQIQEGEEHPIIYISRKLSPAERKYAAVEKEALAIRWAVLELRYYLLGRKFTLVTDHAPLQWMARAKDTNARVTRWFLALQDFHFEVRHRAGAANANADGLSRIWTAYAESSE